TTGCTCAGGGTCCTGCGTCATCGTCGCGATCCCCGTCGGTTCGGGTAATGGATGGGGTTCGGGTGATGCATCGGCGCTCACTTCAGGTCGCGAACCTGGCCCGCCTCGACCGCGAGCAGCTGTGCGTGCTCGCCCAGGCCGGCGAAGAGCGCCGGGTCCGTTCCGGTCAGCCACGCCTGCGCGCCCAGGCGCGGCAGTTCGGTGAAGAGCGCGTCGCGCCGCTCGGCGTCCAGGTGGGCGGCCACCTCGTCCAGCAGCACGAGCGGGGCGAAGCCGCGCTCGACCGTCAGCAGGCGCACGTGGGCGAGCACGATGGCCACCAGCAGGGCCTTCTGCTCCCCCGTGGAGCACAGCGACCCCGGCTGCCCGCGTTCCAGGTGGCGGGCGGCCAGATCGCTGCGGTGGGGGCCGTGCGCCGCGCCCCCGGTTTCGCGGTCGCGCGCGCGGCTTGCCGCCAGCGCGGCCGTGAGGCGCTCCTCCGCGACCAGGGCCGAGGTTTCGCCCAGCCAGCCCTCGACCTCGCCCGTCAGCTCAAGGCCGGCGCGCGGGAAGGGCCCGAGGTCGCGCTCGGCGTGCGCGCCCAGGCGGTCCACGAGCTGCCGGCGCGCCGCGGCGATGGCGACGCCCTGCTCGGCCATGCGCTGTTCCAGCGCCGAGAGCCAAGCCGGGTCGGCGGGCGCGTCCTGGCGCAGGATGCGCGCGCGCTCGCGCAGGGCGTGCTCGTAGCGGTTGACGCGCGTGGCGTGCGCCGGGTCCAGCCCGAACACCAGCCGGTCCAGGAAGCGCCGCCGCGCCGCCGGCCCCTCCTGAAACAGGCGGTCCATCTGCGGCGTCAGCCAGGTGGCGGCGACCACGTCGCCGAGCGCCTGCTGCCCGCCCGCGGCCTGGCCGTCGATGCGCACGGCGCGGCGCTCGCGCCCGTTCGGGTCGCGGCCGGTGCCGATCTCGCGCGGGCCGTCGGGGGTCTCGACCTCGGCGGCGATGCCCCAACCGGCGGCCGGCGCGGCGTCGCCCGTTTCGGCCCGCTCCACCTCGCTCAGGCGCGCGCGGCGTAGTCCGCGCCCCGGCGCCAGGAAGGACACGGCTTCCAGCAGGTTGGTCTTGCCCGCGCCGTTGGGGCCGGTGAGCACCACGCAGCGGCCGTCGCAGCGCACCTCGGCTGCGGTGTAGTTGCGCACGTTCGTCAGCCGCAACCACCGCACCCAGAGCGCGGGAGCATTCGCCACCAGCCCGCCGGGCCGGTCGGTCGTCAGGGGGGCGTCCGCCATCGCGCCCGAGATTACACCCGCATGGGCATCAGCACATACAGCGCACTGCCGTCGGAGACGTCGCGAACGATCGTGGGCGACGCGGCGTCGGACAGCGAGAACTGCGCCGTTCCACCGTCGATTCGCTCGGCGATGTCCAGCAGATACCTGGAGTTAAAACCAACCTCGATTTGGTCGCCGTTGTAGTCGATTTCAAGCTCTTCGCTGGCGTGCCCGTTGTCGGGACTGGTGGCGGAGACCGTGAGCGTGCCGTCGCCGATGGTGAGCTTCACCGCGCGGCTCTTTTCCGTGGAGATCGTGGAGACGCGGTCGACGCCGGCGTGGAACGCCTTGCGGTCGACGGTCATCACCTTGTCGTTGCCCGAGGGAATGACGCGCTCGTAGTCGGGGAAGGTGCCATCGATCAGCTTGGAGGTCAGCAC
The sequence above is a segment of the Limimonas halophila genome. Coding sequences within it:
- the recF gene encoding DNA replication/repair protein RecF (All proteins in this family for which functions are known are DNA-binding proteins that assist the filamentation of RecA onto DNA for the initiation of recombination or recombinational repair.), with translation MADAPLTTDRPGGLVANAPALWVRWLRLTNVRNYTAAEVRCDGRCVVLTGPNGAGKTNLLEAVSFLAPGRGLRRARLSEVERAETGDAAPAAGWGIAAEVETPDGPREIGTGRDPNGRERRAVRIDGQAAGGQQALGDVVAATWLTPQMDRLFQEGPAARRRFLDRLVFGLDPAHATRVNRYEHALRERARILRQDAPADPAWLSALEQRMAEQGVAIAAARRQLVDRLGAHAERDLGPFPRAGLELTGEVEGWLGETSALVAEERLTAALAASRARDRETGGAAHGPHRSDLAARHLERGQPGSLCSTGEQKALLVAIVLAHVRLLTVERGFAPLVLLDEVAAHLDAERRDALFTELPRLGAQAWLTGTDPALFAGLGEHAQLLAVEAGQVRDLK